GCTGTTCTGTCGGGTGGACTGACGGTCGAGCTCCCGCCCTCCGGACAGGCACGGGAAGGCCCTCCCCCCATGATTTGTTCGCCACCCTGGCGGCAGGCGGACTATGGGTGTCTTCCGTCCGCCCGCCGGAGAGTCTCGTGATCCCCTACCTGCACGTCCCTTCCATCAAGCTCGGCCCCCTCACCATCGAGCCCTTCGGCATCTTCGTGGCGATGGGCATCCTCCTCGCCGCCCGCCTCCTGGTCCGCCAGGCCGAGCGAGAGGGCCTCGATTCCACGCCCCTCCAGGACTATGCCCCCTGGGGTGTCGGTGTGGGTGTCGTGGTCGGCCACCTCTTCCACCTGTTCGCCTACCACCCCGAGGAGCTCTCCAAGAGCCCGTTCCAGATCTTCAAGGTGTGGGATGGACTCTCCTCCTTCGGCGGGCTGATCGGCGGCATCCTCGCCGCGGTCTTCTTCTTCCGGGCCCGCAAGCTGCGCTTCCGCGACTACGCCGATGCCTTCGCGCTCGCGGTGGCCCCCGGCTGGGCCGTCGCCCGGCTCGGCTGCTTCGCCGTGCACGACCACCCCGGCGTCCGCACCGACTTCTTCCTCGCCATCGACTTCCCCCTGCCCCTGGGGCCCCGTCACGACCTGGGCCTCTATGACGCCGCCTTCCTCTTCGCCATCTCCGGCCTGCTCTGGGGCCTGCGCAACGCCGGCAAGCTGCGCGGGAAGCTCCTGCCCCTTCTCTCCCTCCTCTACGCCTTCGGCCGCTTCTTCTTCGACTCCCTGCGCGCCACCGACCTGTCCTATGTCGACTCCCGCTACCTCGGCCTGACGCCCGCCCAGTTCGGGTGCTTCGCGCTCGTCGCCTTCGGCCTCTGGGGGCTCGTGAAGTGGCAGGCCCCCGCCAGGAAGCCCACGCCCGCCTCCGGCGCGGGGGGCGGAAGCGTCCACGCACAGGCCCGGTAGGGCCCGAGCCAGACTCCGTTGGGGCACCCAGGGCCTTCCCATCCACCCCGCCGAGGTGAATGGGTGGGCCCTTTCTGCCATCATCCCCCGCAGCCGAAACCTCGTGGGAGCCTTGATCGATAATCCCAAAGGTTTTCGACGACAGCACACCCGCGAAGGGTGAGGGGGAAAAGCAGATGAAGATCGAACGGAGCAGCCCGCAGCGGGTGGAGAGCCAGAACACGGAGAAGCCGGCCGAGGTTCGCACCCAGCAGACCCAAGAGTCGAAGCCGGGCGGCGATACGAACAAGGTGAAGAGCAGCTTCGCCCAGGACGCGTTCCAGGCCGCTTCGTCCTTCACCCAGAAGGCCGCGGCGAAGCTCGGGGGCACGGCCAGCACGAACGCCACGGCGAGCGCCAGCGGCGCGGGAGGCACCCAACCGGCGACGCTCACCCCCACCGAGATGCAGGCCGCCCAGCAGGCCATCGCCAATGCCCATGACGGCCGGGATGCCAGCTATGTGTCGGACTGGCTGAAGAACAACCCGGATCCCGCCAAGCAGTCGGCCTTCATGGACCTGATGTTCCAGTACGGCTCCGTCGCGGGAGAGATTCTCGACAAGACGCAGAACCTGCCGGACGCCGACCGCCAGCGGCTCTCCCGCGCCCTGGACAACGCCTACCGCTCGGGCGCCGTCACCAACCAGGAGCTCAACCAGGCCGTGGCCGAGTCCTACCGGGGCGCCGCTCCCGGCAAGACGCACGAGGCGCTCGCGCAGATCGTCGCAGGCACGCGCAATCCGGACCTCATCGAGACCTACGCCAGGCGCGAGCTGGAGATCGTCCGGTCCGCCGATGGCA
This is a stretch of genomic DNA from Archangium violaceum. It encodes these proteins:
- a CDS encoding prolipoprotein diacylglyceryl transferase, with the protein product MIPYLHVPSIKLGPLTIEPFGIFVAMGILLAARLLVRQAEREGLDSTPLQDYAPWGVGVGVVVGHLFHLFAYHPEELSKSPFQIFKVWDGLSSFGGLIGGILAAVFFFRARKLRFRDYADAFALAVAPGWAVARLGCFAVHDHPGVRTDFFLAIDFPLPLGPRHDLGLYDAAFLFAISGLLWGLRNAGKLRGKLLPLLSLLYAFGRFFFDSLRATDLSYVDSRYLGLTPAQFGCFALVAFGLWGLVKWQAPARKPTPASGAGGGSVHAQAR